Within the Halomonas sp. HL-93 genome, the region AAGCGGCGATATTCTGGTCGATAATGACGGCATCCGCGCGGTGCGCGATATCCTCGTGCCGCTGGCGGACGTGATTACCCCCAACCTGCCCGAAGCTGCGGTGCTGCTTGACGCATCATCGCCCACCGGTCTGGATGAAATGGAGGCAATGCTGCCTGGCCTAACGCAGCTTGGCGCGCCTTATGTGGTACTCAAAGGGGGTCATCTGCGTGGCGAGACCTGCCCTGACTTGCTGGCGACCCCCAGCGAGCACCGCTGGTTGCCCGCATCGCGTATTGACACCGAGAATTTGCACGGCACCGGCTGTGCGCTGTCGTCGGCGATTGCCGCCTGCCTGGCCAAGCTCCCGCCAGATGCTGAGACAGATGCGCCGGTCGCCGCCATTGCTGAGGCCAAACAGTGGCTGCATGCTGGCCTGGAAGCCAGCGTAAGGCTGAATGTGGGTCACGGGCGCGGCCCGGTGCACCACTTTCACGCTTGGTGGTAAGCACCCCAGCGCTTCCAGCCAGTTAATGCGGCTTGCCTGGCTTGCGCAATAGGCCATTGCGCACCATGCTGAAGGGTGTTCGCTTGCAGGCTGGCTAAACAAGGCTGAGTTGCTCGGCCGAGGAGCGTTTGCGATGACCCGTACCGTGCTGTTTGCCACTGACCTCTCCGCCGATAATCGTGCCGCCTTTGCTAGGGCGTTGCGCTTGGCTTATGCCGACGGTGCTCAACTCGATATTATCCACGTGCTTGACCCCTATTTACCTCGACGCGTGTTTCACGATGTTGAAGCAGCGGTGGTGGATGATATCGCCGCAACCCTCAAAGATATTCGCGAAGATTACGCGCTTGAAGAACCCAAAACGCTGATCCAGACCGTTGCCGGAGCGCCGTACGTCGAGATCATTCGCGAAGCCCACGAGCGTCAAGCAGATCTGGTGGTCGTGGGCATGCACCGCAAACGTGGCCAGAAAGACCTGCTCGCGGGGGCCACGTCGATGCGCATTATCCGCAGCGCCCCCTGCCCTGTGGTGGTTGCTTCGCAGCCGCCAACCCAGCCCTGGCGTTCGATACTGGTGCCGGTCGATTTTTCCCTGACCGCTCGTCATAGCCTGCGCGAGGCCTTGCAACGTTTTCCTGACGCCTCCTTAACGCTTTTGCATGCATGGAGCTTACCGGGAGAGCGCGAACTTGGCTCGCATCCTTACTATGCCCAATGGCGCGATCATGAGGTGGCGCGACTGCGCGAACGGCTCGCCCAGGAAGTCGACAGCTTGATGAACGAACTGGCGGGCGTGCCTGACGTTGAATTAGTGCTGGAGCATGGCCCACCGTGCGATGTCTTGAGTGCATATATCAAGCGTCACACCCCTGACCTGGTGGTGATCGGTAGCCGAGACCAACCGCATCATGCGAGCCAATTGACCGATATGCTGTTAAGTGAGCCTCACTGTGACGTAATGCTGTGCAGAGCATAGCTATACGGAACTTTTATTTAATTAATGTGTAGTATAGGTACCGTATTGTAATATCAAGAGGTGCCTGGCTATGCCTTCACTAAGCAATGTTTTTATAACTAATGCTTTTATAAGCAGGGTTTTTATAAGCATAGTTTTTATAAGCAATAGTTTGATGCGGCGAATGTCTCGCGTCGCGGTTTGGCTGGTCGGCGGTCTGTTGTTGCTCGGCTCCCCTATGCTCTGGGCGCAAACGGTGAGCGAAGAGGGTGAACGCTTCGAGCGAACCGTGGAAGAAAACGGCCAGCGCTATGAGCTCATCGGTAGTGGTGTTTTCACCTACATGATCTGGACCGCCTATGCCGGGGCGTATTACCAAGCAGAGGGGGAAACGGATCCACAGCCGCAAAGCGACATTCCCCGCCGTCTGGAATTGGCCTATTTCCACGGCATCGAAGCTGAAGAGTTTGCCGACGCCACCACAGAAACATTGCAAGATACGCTTAGCAGCAGCGACTATAGCGCGCTAGAACGTGATCTTGAGGCCTTCAACGACAGCTATCGCGATGTTAGCCCCGGTGATCGCTATGTGCTGAGCTGGGATGGTGACGATTTGCGGCTAGTGCTCAATGGCGAAACGTTGTTTGAAGGCGGCGATGCCGACTTGGCCAATGCTATGTTTGGCATCTGGCTAGGCGAAGAACCGCTTGGGGAAGACTTCCGCGACGCATTGTTAGGTCGGTAATCACGCGCCCGCAAGCACGTTATACTGATGTTTTTGCGAGAGTGGCATAGCGTGAAAGCACTGATTCAGCGGGTAACGCGGGCAAGCGTCGAGGTTGAGGGCGCCACGGTTGGCGCCATCGACCATGGGCTGCTGGCACTGGTGGGGGTCGAAAAGGGCGATAGCGAAGCGGCGGCTGACAAACTACTGCACAAGCTGCTTCACTACCGTGTATTCAACGATGCCGACGGTAAGATGAACCATAACCTTCAGCAGGCCGGTGGGGGATTGCTGCTGGTATCGCAGTTCACCCTGGCCGCTGAGACGCATAAAGGGTTGCGGCCCGGTTTTTCAAGCGCCGCGCCCCCCGCGGAAGGCGAGCGGCTATTTAATTATCTGGTGACGCAGTCACATAACGCCTGGCAATACGTGGCCACCGGCGAATTTGGTGCCAATATGCAGGTCTCGCTGGTTAACGATGGGCCGGTAACGTTTTTATTGGAAAGCTAGCCTTCTTCACTGGTCAGCAGCTCGGCTTCCATTGCCTCTAAGGCTTCTTCTGCGGCCAGCCATTCGGCTTCGGCATCGTTGAGGCGCGTTTTGATATCGGCTTGGCGGGCCAGGATGTCGGTTAGTTCCGCTTTACGCGCTGCATCGGTATACAGCGCAGGGTCGGCCAGCGTTTCTTCTAACGTCACCAGCGCCGCTTGTTCGCGCTCCATCGCCTTTTCTGCCTGGTCGCGCGCTTTTTTCAAGGGGCGCAGCTTTTCGCGTAGCCCGGCGGCGGCCTTACGCGCTGCCTTACGTGCTTCGCGGTTATCGCCGCTTGGCTGCTGACCTTGGCGCTCGCTTTTTTCGCTACGATTATCGCGGCGGCTTTCTTCCAGGCGGGCCTTTAACCAGGCCCGATAATCGTCCAGATCGCCGTCAAAGGGTTCAACACGGTGGTCGGCTACCCGCCAGAATTCATCTACCGTAGCGCGCAACAGGTGGCGGTCGTGGGATACCAAAATCACGGTGCCCTCAAAACTGGCCAGCGCCTGGGTGAGCGCCTCACGCATTTCCAAATCCAGGTGGTTGGTG harbors:
- the thiD gene encoding bifunctional hydroxymethylpyrimidine kinase/phosphomethylpyrimidine kinase, coding for MSTDTRLRNVLTIAGSDPSGGAGLQGDLKTFSALGVYGTNVITAVIAQNTCGVASVYPVSPQVIREQLENLLDDVEIDAVKIGMVASRDVAEVIADVLRRCRPRWIVLDPVMVAKSGDILVDNDGIRAVRDILVPLADVITPNLPEAAVLLDASSPTGLDEMEAMLPGLTQLGAPYVVLKGGHLRGETCPDLLATPSEHRWLPASRIDTENLHGTGCALSSAIAACLAKLPPDAETDAPVAAIAEAKQWLHAGLEASVRLNVGHGRGPVHHFHAWW
- a CDS encoding universal stress protein, encoding MTRTVLFATDLSADNRAAFARALRLAYADGAQLDIIHVLDPYLPRRVFHDVEAAVVDDIAATLKDIREDYALEEPKTLIQTVAGAPYVEIIREAHERQADLVVVGMHRKRGQKDLLAGATSMRIIRSAPCPVVVASQPPTQPWRSILVPVDFSLTARHSLREALQRFPDASLTLLHAWSLPGERELGSHPYYAQWRDHEVARLRERLAQEVDSLMNELAGVPDVELVLEHGPPCDVLSAYIKRHTPDLVVIGSRDQPHHASQLTDMLLSEPHCDVMLCRA
- a CDS encoding chalcone isomerase family protein, with product MRRMSRVAVWLVGGLLLLGSPMLWAQTVSEEGERFERTVEENGQRYELIGSGVFTYMIWTAYAGAYYQAEGETDPQPQSDIPRRLELAYFHGIEAEEFADATTETLQDTLSSSDYSALERDLEAFNDSYRDVSPGDRYVLSWDGDDLRLVLNGETLFEGGDADLANAMFGIWLGEEPLGEDFRDALLGR
- the dtd gene encoding D-aminoacyl-tRNA deacylase; translated protein: MKALIQRVTRASVEVEGATVGAIDHGLLALVGVEKGDSEAAADKLLHKLLHYRVFNDADGKMNHNLQQAGGGLLLVSQFTLAAETHKGLRPGFSSAAPPAEGERLFNYLVTQSHNAWQYVATGEFGANMQVSLVNDGPVTFLLES